One [Clostridium] saccharolyticum WM1 DNA segment encodes these proteins:
- the recN gene encoding DNA repair protein RecN, whose translation MLSELHVRNLALIEKADVEFGQGFNVLTGETGAGKSIIIGSVTIALGGKTPKDIIRKGAEYAYIELIFSVRDLEKVRLLKEMDVYPDGDGTVIISKKIMPSRSLSKINDETVTAGKLRDITGLLIDIHGQHEHQSLLYKSKHLEILDRYQEKKSHELKENIAVTYGEYVRLKDRLSSFRLDEESRLREMDFIRYEIEEIENARLKEGEKEELSSRYRLFLNAKKITESLSIAYSAVDSDFISRALKEVESVASYDDRLSTIRDQLFDADSILSDINREITSYMDDLSFDEEEYSQMEERLDVIHNLEAKYGGSLDQIFTNREEKQNRLEELEDYDGAKKRTEEEFYRVSDRLEHLSERLSEMRKHTAKELTEKIKEGLNDLNFIDVEFSMEFSRLGHYTAGGFDEAEFLISTNPGEPLKPLGMVASGGELSRIMLAIKTVLADTDDIPTLIFDEIDTGISGRTAQKVSEKLAYIAGNHQVICITHLPQIAAMADCHYEIAKAVEEGRTATSIHRLTGEEVIEELARLLGGAEITQAVRANAREMKRLAKEGR comes from the coding sequence ATGCTTTCAGAATTACACGTAAGGAACTTAGCCCTGATCGAAAAGGCAGATGTGGAGTTTGGACAGGGCTTTAATGTGCTCACCGGCGAAACCGGAGCCGGTAAATCGATTATTATCGGTTCTGTTACCATTGCCCTGGGGGGCAAAACGCCAAAAGATATTATTCGAAAGGGCGCGGAATACGCCTACATTGAGCTGATCTTTTCGGTCAGGGATCTGGAGAAAGTCCGCCTGTTAAAGGAAATGGACGTTTATCCCGATGGAGACGGTACGGTGATTATTTCAAAAAAGATCATGCCCTCCAGAAGCTTGAGCAAAATCAATGACGAAACCGTGACCGCAGGGAAGCTGCGGGACATTACGGGTCTTCTCATCGATATTCATGGACAGCATGAACATCAGTCTTTACTCTACAAATCAAAACATCTTGAGATTCTGGACCGCTACCAGGAGAAAAAGTCCCATGAACTAAAAGAGAATATTGCAGTTACATATGGGGAATATGTCCGGTTAAAGGACCGCCTTTCCTCCTTCCGTCTTGATGAAGAGTCCAGGCTCAGGGAAATGGACTTTATCCGCTATGAGATAGAAGAGATTGAAAATGCCAGATTAAAGGAAGGGGAAAAGGAGGAACTGTCTTCCAGATACCGTCTGTTTTTGAATGCAAAAAAAATAACCGAAAGCCTTTCCATCGCCTATTCCGCTGTTGACTCGGATTTCATCAGCCGGGCTTTAAAAGAGGTGGAGTCAGTTGCTTCCTATGATGACAGGCTATCCACCATCAGGGACCAGCTTTTTGACGCGGACTCCATCTTAAGCGATATCAACCGGGAAATAACCTCATACATGGATGATCTGTCCTTTGATGAAGAGGAATACAGTCAGATGGAAGAGCGGCTTGATGTGATCCATAATCTGGAAGCAAAGTACGGGGGAAGCCTGGACCAGATTTTTACCAATCGAGAAGAAAAGCAGAATCGCCTGGAAGAGCTGGAGGATTATGACGGTGCAAAAAAAAGGACGGAGGAAGAGTTTTATAGAGTTTCGGACCGGCTGGAGCACCTTTCGGAGCGTTTATCCGAAATGAGAAAACATACGGCCAAGGAACTGACGGAAAAAATAAAGGAAGGGCTGAACGACTTAAATTTCATTGATGTGGAATTTTCCATGGAGTTTTCACGCCTTGGCCACTATACGGCAGGGGGCTTTGACGAAGCGGAATTTTTGATCTCCACCAACCCTGGAGAGCCGTTAAAGCCCTTGGGAATGGTGGCTTCCGGCGGAGAACTGTCCAGGATCATGCTGGCCATTAAAACGGTGCTGGCAGATACGGATGACATTCCAACTTTGATTTTTGATGAAATCGACACCGGAATCAGCGGACGTACGGCCCAGAAAGTGTCGGAAAAGCTGGCTTACATTGCCGGGAACCATCAGGTGATCTGCATCACTCATCTGCCCCAGATCGCAGCTATGGCAGACTGCCATTACGAGATTGCAAAAGCAGTGGAAGAAGGCCGGACGGCCACCTCCATACACCGGTTAACCGGGGAAGAGGTGATAGAGGAGCTTGCAAGGCTTTTAGGAGGTGCCGAAATCACCCAGGCGGTGAGAGCCAATG
- the argR gene encoding arginine repressor, which translates to MKLERHSKIVELIGKYEIETQEELADYLNQSGFAVTQATVSRDIRELKLTKVQSESGKQRYVVLQNQGSFSDKFIRILRDGYLSMDMAQNILVIKTVSGMAMAVAAALDALHFSEMVGCIAGDDTIMCAIRSSDDTILMMDKLKKLITG; encoded by the coding sequence ATGAAACTGGAACGACACAGCAAAATTGTGGAACTCATCGGAAAATACGAGATCGAAACCCAGGAGGAGCTGGCGGATTATTTGAATCAGTCCGGCTTTGCAGTCACTCAGGCTACGGTTTCCAGAGACATCAGGGAATTGAAACTGACTAAGGTTCAGTCTGAGTCTGGTAAACAAAGGTATGTGGTGCTTCAGAACCAGGGCTCTTTCAGCGATAAATTCATCCGGATCCTTCGGGACGGCTATTTATCCATGGACATGGCACAGAACATTCTGGTTATAAAGACCGTATCCGGTATGGCCATGGCGGTGGCGGCAGCCCTTGATGCCCTTCATTTCAGTGAAATGGTGGGCTGCATTGCAGGGGATGACACCATCATGTGCGCCATTCGGAGCTCTGATGATACCATTCTCATGATGGACAAACTAAAAAAACTCATTACGGGATAA
- a CDS encoding NAD(+)/NADH kinase, with translation MKYFYVIMNPDKKGARETANAIRDYLTGHGAVCLIGGEGRDKRHEKSHYTDAAMVPEETECLITLGGDGTLIQAARDLAGRNIPMMGINRGTLGYLTQVSRTEDINDALSALLANDYKLEERMMLEGSIYRKGMAVCQDIALNEIVVARSDNLKMLQFKVYVNQEYLNEYRADGLIAATPTGSTAYNLSAGGPIIVPDSKMVVLTPICSHALGARSIVLSADDWIQIEMTGKGGVCQAAVFDGDTTTELYPGDCIEIRRSEIKTILIKLKNISFLDNLRNKMAGI, from the coding sequence ATGAAGTATTTTTATGTGATCATGAACCCTGACAAAAAGGGTGCCAGAGAGACTGCAAACGCCATTCGCGATTACCTTACCGGTCATGGGGCAGTCTGCCTGATCGGAGGGGAAGGCCGGGATAAACGTCATGAAAAGAGCCATTATACGGATGCTGCCATGGTGCCGGAGGAAACGGAATGTCTCATTACCTTAGGGGGGGACGGAACCCTGATACAGGCGGCCAGAGATTTGGCAGGACGAAATATTCCCATGATGGGGATTAACCGGGGAACCCTTGGGTACCTGACCCAGGTATCCCGCACAGAGGACATCAATGACGCTCTTTCCGCCCTTCTTGCCAATGATTATAAGCTGGAAGAACGGATGATGCTGGAAGGCAGCATTTACCGGAAGGGAATGGCTGTCTGTCAGGATATTGCCTTAAACGAGATTGTCGTAGCCAGAAGTGACAATTTAAAGATGCTGCAGTTTAAGGTTTATGTAAACCAGGAGTACTTAAATGAATACCGGGCAGATGGACTCATAGCAGCAACGCCTACCGGTTCCACTGCCTACAATCTTTCCGCAGGAGGGCCGATCATTGTTCCGGATTCCAAAATGGTGGTCCTGACACCAATCTGTTCTCATGCTCTGGGGGCAAGGAGCATCGTCCTTTCCGCTGACGACTGGATCCAGATTGAGATGACTGGAAAAGGGGGCGTATGCCAGGCAGCGGTATTTGACGGAGATACTACCACGGAGCTTTATCCCGGCGATTGCATAGAGATTCGCCGGTCTGAGATTAAGACCATTCTGATAAAGCTGAAAAACATATCATTTTTAGATAACCTGCGCAACAAGATGGCTGGTATATAG
- a CDS encoding TlyA family RNA methyltransferase, translated as MKERLDVLLVKLGLAESREKAKAVIMSGIVYVDGEKEDKAGTTFEENANIEVRGNTLRYVSRGGLKLEKAMTQFGLSLEGRVCMDVGSSTGGFTDCMLQNGAAKVYAVDVGHGQLAWKLRNDKRVVCMEKTNIRYVTPEDLADPIEFSSIDVSFISLTKVLGPVKALLTDEGEVVCLIKPQFEAGREKVGKKGVVREKSVHLEVIRMVISHAASIGFEVLHLEYSPIKGPEGNIEYLLHLKNHRLDEACPERDPDPEKVVKEAHGALTGRESGQLQASSEADCDCSGR; from the coding sequence ATGAAAGAACGTTTGGATGTGCTTTTAGTAAAGCTGGGACTGGCCGAATCCAGGGAAAAGGCAAAAGCGGTCATTATGTCCGGGATCGTCTACGTAGACGGGGAAAAGGAGGACAAGGCCGGCACCACATTTGAAGAAAATGCAAATATCGAAGTAAGGGGAAACACACTGCGGTATGTAAGCCGGGGAGGCTTAAAGCTTGAAAAGGCCATGACACAGTTTGGACTGAGCTTAGAAGGCAGGGTGTGCATGGATGTTGGTTCATCCACCGGTGGATTTACGGATTGCATGCTCCAGAACGGAGCAGCCAAGGTTTATGCGGTGGATGTGGGCCATGGCCAGCTTGCCTGGAAGCTGCGGAATGACAAACGGGTGGTTTGCATGGAAAAAACCAATATCCGTTATGTGACTCCTGAGGATCTGGCAGACCCGATTGAATTTTCCTCTATCGATGTTTCCTTTATTTCCCTGACAAAGGTATTAGGACCTGTTAAAGCCCTTCTCACGGATGAAGGAGAGGTGGTCTGCCTGATAAAGCCCCAGTTTGAGGCCGGCCGGGAAAAGGTGGGAAAAAAAGGCGTGGTAAGGGAAAAGTCCGTCCATCTGGAGGTGATCCGGATGGTGATTTCCCATGCAGCCAGCATTGGCTTTGAAGTGCTTCATCTGGAATATTCTCCGATAAAGGGGCCGGAAGGGAACATTGAATATCTTCTGCATTTAAAAAATCACCGTTTAGACGAAGCATGTCCGGAAAGAGACCCAGACCCGGAGAAAGTTGTAAAAGAGGCCCACGGGGCTTTGACAGGACGCGAGAGCGGCCAGTTACAAGCAAGCAGCGAAGCGGATTGCGATTGTTCTGGCAGGTAA
- the dxs gene encoding 1-deoxy-D-xylulose-5-phosphate synthase yields the protein MILELINGPEDIKKLSKQELDILSQEIRDFLVGKISVTGGHLASNLGVVELTMAIYLAFDLPKDKVIWDVGHQSYTHKILSGRREEFDDLRQYGGISGFPKRKESPCDAFDTGHSSTSISAGLGLAQARDVLGEDHFVVSVIGDGALTGGMAYEALNNAARMNKNFIIILNDNNMSISENVGGMSTYLNSIRTGEGYLDLKRHVTNVLSRIPGIGEQIIDKISRTKNGIKQLLIPGMLFENMGITYLGPVDGHNVKALSRTLREAKKLPHTVLVHVITQKGKGYAPAERNPSKFHGVEPFNIITGEPKKKKKDPSYTDVFSKAICRLAEQDKRIVAVTAAMPDGTGLKRFSRLYPDRFFDVGIAEEHAVTSAAGMAAGGLKPVVAVYSSFLQRSFDQILHDVCIQNLPVVFAIDRAGLVGSDGETHQGIFDLSYLTAIPNMSVFAPKNLWELMDGLEFALSYNGPFALRYPRGGAYQGLKNFRAPIEYGKGEMIYEECDIALLAVGSMVSTGEHVRQKLKAEGWNCTLANGRFVKPFDRELVDRLAKKHWLIVIMEENVLQGGYGPGVSTYIHEHYPHVKIMNIALPDSYVEHGNVSLLRKGLGIDSDSIIWRLKKEYLDMERQNAEWKRLK from the coding sequence ATGATACTGGAATTAATAAACGGGCCTGAGGATATTAAAAAGCTGTCAAAGCAGGAACTTGATATTTTAAGCCAGGAAATCCGTGACTTTTTGGTAGGAAAGATAAGTGTTACAGGCGGTCATCTTGCTTCCAACTTAGGAGTGGTGGAACTGACCATGGCCATCTATCTGGCCTTTGACCTTCCAAAGGATAAAGTTATCTGGGATGTAGGACATCAGTCCTATACCCATAAAATATTAAGCGGCAGAAGAGAGGAATTTGACGATCTGCGGCAATACGGAGGCATAAGCGGCTTTCCAAAGAGAAAGGAAAGTCCTTGTGATGCCTTTGATACCGGCCACAGCTCCACTTCCATTTCTGCCGGCCTGGGACTGGCCCAGGCAAGAGATGTTCTGGGAGAAGATCATTTTGTAGTATCCGTCATCGGAGACGGAGCCTTGACCGGCGGCATGGCCTATGAGGCTTTAAACAATGCAGCCAGAATGAATAAGAATTTTATCATCATTTTAAACGACAATAACATGTCCATCTCAGAAAATGTGGGAGGCATGTCTACCTATTTAAACAGCATCCGGACCGGAGAAGGATATCTGGACTTAAAAAGGCATGTGACCAATGTACTGTCCAGGATTCCGGGGATTGGCGAACAGATCATTGATAAGATCAGCAGGACGAAGAACGGAATCAAGCAGCTTCTCATTCCCGGTATGCTGTTTGAAAATATGGGGATCACCTACCTTGGTCCTGTGGACGGTCATAATGTAAAGGCATTGTCCAGAACCCTGCGGGAAGCAAAGAAGCTACCTCATACCGTTCTGGTCCATGTCATCACCCAGAAAGGCAAGGGGTATGCCCCGGCAGAGAGAAACCCCTCCAAGTTCCACGGAGTGGAGCCTTTTAATATAATTACCGGGGAACCGAAAAAGAAGAAAAAAGATCCCAGCTATACCGATGTGTTTTCCAAAGCCATCTGCCGTCTGGCGGAACAGGATAAAAGAATCGTGGCGGTTACGGCGGCCATGCCGGATGGAACAGGTTTAAAGAGGTTTTCCCGCCTGTACCCTGACCGCTTTTTTGACGTGGGTATTGCAGAGGAACATGCAGTGACCTCGGCGGCCGGAATGGCAGCAGGTGGCTTAAAGCCGGTTGTGGCTGTTTATTCCTCCTTTTTGCAGCGCAGCTTTGACCAGATCCTTCATGATGTTTGCATCCAGAACCTGCCTGTGGTATTTGCCATAGACCGAGCAGGCCTTGTAGGCAGCGACGGGGAGACTCATCAGGGGATTTTTGACTTATCCTATTTGACTGCAATTCCTAATATGAGCGTATTTGCACCGAAGAATTTATGGGAGCTTATGGATGGGCTGGAATTTGCCTTGTCCTACAACGGTCCGTTTGCATTGCGTTATCCAAGAGGAGGGGCCTATCAGGGCTTAAAGAATTTTCGGGCTCCCATTGAATACGGCAAGGGAGAGATGATTTACGAGGAATGTGATATTGCCCTTCTTGCGGTGGGAAGCATGGTGAGCACGGGAGAGCATGTAAGGCAGAAGCTGAAGGCAGAGGGCTGGAATTGTACCTTGGCCAATGGCCGCTTTGTAAAGCCCTTTGACAGAGAGCTGGTGGACCGGCTGGCAAAGAAGCACTGGCTGATTGTCATTATGGAGGAAAATGTCCTTCAGGGAGGATACGGACCTGGAGTTTCCACTTATATCCATGAGCATTACCCCCATGTAAAGATCATGAATATCGCCCTGCCTGATTCCTATGTGGAACATGGCAACGTATCCCTGCTTCGGAAAGGACTGGGAATTGACAGCGATTCCATCATATGGAGGCTGAAAAAAGAATATCTGGATATGGAACGCCAGAACGCGGAGTGGAAAAGATTGAAATAA